In one Bacillus thuringiensis genomic region, the following are encoded:
- the dcd gene encoding dCTP deaminase, whose product MFLSDKDLMFLAQNTDLIKPYIPENCEGATINLTLNNHVKVYESQDPIILGAEVPIEFYKEVDIRTEEFYLKPNQSILVQTNEYFKIPTNMAAQILERYSVKLLGFMISPASYMNPGYEGRLSFLAINHSSVPIRLTPGIKFCQLALIKLTSEALKPYNKQSNTVYYQSENVNTSKLHLDSEIQSFLTDRGVSNVSLETAKELGDHLMSHINEAAKEIADMLRKEYNSLKNE is encoded by the coding sequence ATGTTTTTAAGTGATAAAGACCTAATGTTCCTTGCGCAAAATACCGACTTGATTAAACCCTACATCCCAGAAAATTGCGAAGGTGCAACTATCAATTTAACTTTAAATAATCATGTAAAAGTCTATGAGTCACAAGATCCTATAATATTAGGTGCTGAAGTTCCTATAGAATTTTATAAAGAAGTTGATATTAGAACTGAGGAATTCTATTTGAAACCCAACCAATCCATATTAGTCCAAACAAATGAATATTTTAAAATTCCGACAAATATGGCGGCTCAAATTTTAGAACGGTACAGTGTCAAATTACTTGGTTTTATGATTAGTCCAGCTAGTTACATGAATCCAGGATATGAAGGAAGATTAAGTTTTTTAGCTATAAATCATTCTTCAGTTCCTATACGACTAACACCTGGAATTAAATTTTGTCAATTAGCACTAATCAAGTTAACTTCTGAAGCTCTAAAACCTTATAATAAGCAAAGTAATACTGTTTATTATCAATCTGAAAATGTAAATACATCTAAATTGCACCTTGACAGTGAAATTCAAAGCTTCCTTACAGATAGAGGAGTAAGTAATGTATCTCTTGAAACTGCTAAAGAACTTGGGGATCACTTAATGTCTCATATAAACGAGGCGGCTAAAGAAATAGCTGACATGTTACGTAAGGAGTATAATAGTTTAAAAAATGAATAA
- a CDS encoding helix-turn-helix domain-containing protein gives MIFTLGQTLREIGVTKNKLAVEAKIRHNTISDLVNGNVSSIRIDTLQAILDTLNKLAADQGIEKVYGIKDVIKHEKDA, from the coding sequence ATGATATTTACATTGGGGCAAACACTACGTGAGATAGGTGTAACCAAAAACAAATTAGCTGTAGAAGCAAAAATCCGCCATAATACAATTAGTGATTTAGTAAACGGTAATGTTAGTTCTATACGTATAGATACATTACAAGCAATACTTGATACATTAAATAAGTTAGCTGCTGATCAAGGAATAGAAAAAGTTTATGGTATTAAAGATGTTATCAAACATGAAAAAGACGCATAA
- a CDS encoding DUF3961 domain-containing protein, whose protein sequence is MKTLNNYFGLETKSDCIWFYGFYTVASVLFVINMLIAHVL, encoded by the coding sequence ATGAAAACTCTTAATAACTATTTTGGTCTAGAAACAAAATCTGATTGTATTTGGTTTTATGGTTTTTATACTGTGGCTTCGGTTTTATTCGTTATTAATATGCTTATAGCTCACGTGCTATAG
- a CDS encoding helix-turn-helix transcriptional regulator: MKFKCKLKVIFAELDIKQSDFAKRIGVDDSTLSAIVRNRTKPRFDTAYLICKELGRPIEEIWTIEE; the protein is encoded by the coding sequence ATGAAGTTTAAATGTAAACTCAAAGTAATCTTTGCAGAGCTTGATATTAAGCAGAGTGATTTTGCAAAACGTATTGGAGTTGACGATTCTACTCTTAGTGCAATTGTTCGTAACCGTACTAAACCTCGTTTTGATACGGCCTATCTAATTTGCAAAGAACTCGGTAGACCAATTGAGGAGATCTGGACCATCGAGGAGTAA
- a CDS encoding FtsK/SpoIIIE domain-containing protein — protein MLELLLIPAVSLGYALLNDSLKGKEDDRKKIQVFFEVSGIAIRKDEKLHYPVFLERKEDDRSTTYVYKLPLGMPSKLIQKVEDVVSEGLNKPVRIKYDNYKIMIRVFSKRIPKKWCWNEGLVKKDEWQVPMGQSLEKLIYHDFDKTPHMVLGGLTRMGKTVFMKVLLTTLIEANPENAHVYLIDLKEKGLEFSEFSGLKQVEEVADSVEKAHHVLKQIMKKIEERGKFMKENGYKNIVETKEKDRYFVIVDEGAVLAPAKGLPRPINKIREECQYMLSYIATVSGGLGFRLILATQYPTVTSIPSVVKQMSDAKLGFRLPTYKASEVVLDESGLETLPSLPGRAIYKTDRLTELQVPFISDKLMWKHLKQYEVTKDEHPDTYQNKPSDDDSDLD, from the coding sequence ATGCTTGAATTGTTATTAATACCTGCAGTTTCGCTCGGGTACGCTTTGCTAAATGATAGTTTAAAAGGTAAAGAGGATGATAGAAAGAAGATACAAGTATTCTTTGAAGTAAGTGGGATTGCAATTAGGAAGGATGAAAAATTACATTATCCGGTTTTTCTCGAAAGAAAAGAAGATGATCGTAGTACGACTTATGTATATAAACTTCCGTTAGGGATGCCATCTAAATTAATACAAAAGGTTGAGGATGTTGTAAGTGAAGGATTAAATAAGCCTGTACGTATCAAATACGATAACTACAAGATAATGATTCGGGTATTCAGTAAACGTATCCCAAAAAAGTGGTGTTGGAATGAAGGGCTAGTAAAAAAAGATGAATGGCAAGTACCGATGGGGCAAAGCCTCGAGAAGTTAATTTATCATGACTTTGATAAAACTCCTCATATGGTACTAGGTGGTCTTACACGAATGGGGAAAACAGTATTTATGAAAGTACTACTTACTACTCTGATTGAGGCGAACCCTGAAAATGCTCACGTATATTTAATTGATTTAAAGGAAAAGGGATTGGAATTTAGCGAGTTCAGCGGCTTAAAACAGGTGGAAGAAGTGGCTGATTCTGTAGAAAAAGCACATCATGTACTAAAACAAATAATGAAAAAAATCGAAGAGCGTGGAAAATTCATGAAGGAAAATGGTTACAAAAATATTGTTGAAACAAAAGAAAAAGATCGGTACTTCGTTATTGTTGATGAGGGTGCCGTACTTGCTCCGGCCAAAGGATTACCACGTCCCATTAATAAAATTCGAGAAGAGTGTCAGTACATGCTTAGTTATATAGCGACTGTATCGGGCGGCTTAGGATTTCGTTTGATTCTGGCTACACAATATCCGACCGTTACGTCAATCCCATCAGTAGTAAAACAGATGTCCGATGCGAAGTTAGGTTTTCGGCTACCAACATATAAGGCATCTGAGGTTGTTCTTGATGAATCGGGGCTAGAAACATTGCCGTCCTTACCTGGTAGGGCTATTTATAAAACTGATCGATTAACGGAGCTACAGGTACCTTTTATCAGCGATAAATTGATGTGGAAACATCTAAAACAATACGAGGTGACGAAAGATGAACATCCAGACACATATCAAAATAAACCGTCAGATGACGATTCTGACCTCGATTAG
- a CDS encoding replication-relaxation family protein: MNIQTHIKINRQMTILTSIRKLKFATRRHLMAVHDMGGIRNANRILKDLSPYVNNAVYQKEYVYYLNKKGRELFDDTEKIVPNSRLAHSLMRNEAWLYLFCPDDWQIETPIRYKVDDKKKPIIPDVKFRDEEGTLNAVEIDRTQMMIVNAEKMSRYREFSLYYKNKYNGKIPLIHFFTMTEYRQKKLEQLAAKYDVYAKVYVVPGV; encoded by the coding sequence ATGAACATCCAGACACATATCAAAATAAACCGTCAGATGACGATTCTGACCTCGATTAGAAAGCTGAAATTCGCAACACGTAGGCATCTAATGGCGGTGCACGATATGGGAGGGATTCGTAACGCGAATCGTATTTTAAAAGACCTCAGTCCTTATGTAAATAACGCAGTGTATCAAAAAGAATACGTGTATTACTTAAATAAAAAGGGCCGTGAACTGTTCGATGATACTGAGAAGATTGTACCAAATAGTCGACTAGCACACAGCTTAATGAGAAATGAAGCGTGGCTCTATCTGTTTTGTCCCGACGACTGGCAGATAGAAACACCTATACGTTATAAAGTAGATGATAAAAAGAAGCCAATTATTCCTGATGTGAAGTTCAGGGATGAAGAAGGTACACTAAATGCTGTTGAAATAGATCGTACGCAAATGATGATTGTGAACGCTGAAAAGATGAGCAGGTATAGGGAATTTTCGTTATACTACAAAAACAAATACAACGGAAAAATACCTCTCATTCATTTCTTTACTATGACAGAATACAGACAAAAAAAGCTGGAGCAACTTGCAGCTAAATACGATGTGTATGCGAAAGTTTATGTGGTTCCAGGTGTTTAA
- a CDS encoding recombinase family protein translates to MYELKYAVYVRVSTDKDEQVSSIQNQIEICRYWIEKNGFEWDENSIYKDEAVSGTAWLERHAMQLILEKVRRKELDTVVFKSIHRLGRDLRDALEIKEILLGHGVRLVTIEEGYDSYYEGKNDLKFEMYAMFASQLPKTVSVSVSAALAAKVRRGEYTGGIVPYGYKIVDQKYTINEDEAELVKKMYELYDNGLGYMKIADAINDMGVPSRTGKLWAYPSIRAIITNAAYKGDYIMQKYAEVKVDGRKKMIINPKEKWVVFENHHPAIITRDLWDKVNNPKTDKKTKRRVAINNELRGLACCAHCGTPLALQQRMYKNKEGETRYYCYLICGRYKRMGARGCVKHSGLQYSDLRLFVLQKLKEKENDLEKVFNLNDTDKHQEKQKKLRKEKKELEIKRERLLDLYLDGGPIDKETFTKRDKNFEKIIKEKELEILKLDDVKALVVEQQKVKEAFELLEESKDLYSTFKKLITRIEVNQDGVINIVYRFEE, encoded by the coding sequence GTGTACGAATTGAAATATGCTGTATATGTACGTGTATCCACTGATAAAGACGAGCAAGTTTCGTCGATTCAAAATCAGATTGAAATCTGTAGATATTGGATTGAAAAAAACGGATTCGAGTGGGATGAAAATTCAATTTATAAAGACGAAGCTGTATCTGGAACGGCATGGTTAGAAAGACATGCGATGCAGTTGATTTTAGAGAAGGTTCGAAGAAAAGAATTAGATACGGTTGTTTTTAAGTCTATCCACCGGTTAGGGCGGGATTTAAGAGATGCGTTAGAAATTAAGGAGATACTTTTAGGACACGGTGTTCGTTTAGTGACAATTGAAGAAGGTTACGACAGTTATTATGAGGGGAAAAACGACTTGAAATTTGAGATGTATGCCATGTTTGCATCACAATTACCTAAAACAGTATCAGTATCCGTATCAGCGGCGTTAGCTGCTAAAGTAAGAAGAGGTGAGTATACTGGGGGTATAGTGCCATATGGCTATAAAATTGTAGATCAAAAATATACGATTAATGAGGACGAAGCTGAACTTGTTAAGAAGATGTACGAATTATACGACAATGGATTAGGTTATATGAAGATTGCAGACGCAATAAACGATATGGGGGTACCATCAAGAACTGGAAAGTTGTGGGCCTATCCAAGTATACGGGCGATAATTACAAATGCTGCATATAAAGGTGATTATATAATGCAGAAGTATGCCGAAGTAAAAGTAGACGGAAGAAAAAAGATGATTATAAATCCTAAAGAAAAATGGGTAGTATTTGAAAATCATCATCCGGCTATAATTACGCGGGATCTATGGGATAAAGTAAATAATCCAAAAACAGATAAAAAAACAAAACGTCGTGTAGCGATAAATAACGAATTAAGAGGGCTAGCCTGTTGTGCTCATTGTGGGACACCATTAGCCTTACAACAAAGAATGTATAAAAACAAAGAAGGAGAGACACGTTATTATTGTTATTTGATATGTGGTAGGTATAAGAGAATGGGGGCGCGTGGATGTGTCAAACACTCAGGACTACAATATAGTGATTTACGCTTGTTTGTACTACAAAAATTAAAAGAAAAAGAAAATGACTTAGAAAAGGTATTTAACTTAAATGATACAGATAAACATCAAGAAAAACAGAAGAAATTAAGAAAAGAAAAGAAAGAACTAGAGATAAAAAGGGAACGCTTATTAGATTTGTATTTAGACGGTGGACCAATTGATAAAGAAACCTTTACTAAACGAGATAAAAACTTTGAAAAAATCATAAAAGAAAAAGAGTTAGAAATATTAAAATTAGATGATGTTAAGGCCTTGGTAGTAGAGCAGCAGAAAGTTAAAGAAGCGTTCGAATTGCTGGAGGAGTCCAAAGACCTATATTCAACTTTTAAAAAATTGATTACAAGAATAGAAGTAAATCAAGATGGTGTGATAAACATCGTATATAGATTTGAAGAATAA